From Coffea arabica cultivar ET-39 chromosome 9c, Coffea Arabica ET-39 HiFi, whole genome shotgun sequence, one genomic window encodes:
- the LOC113707869 gene encoding uncharacterized protein, giving the protein MATQTWLLLGCCIFFISAEAATLQNKVTDNPADQLVAALNSNRTAHKSSTLYSNPGLACIALQYIKAYQGDCNEVGGPNAKKPADGEFAEIFAPNCAVEVKTLGPITGRLLGCETKYVKPDEAFSGILMKNSKSVEILYSKNHTEVGAAVSGSDGGSPYFWCVLFSNGTSNSSFVLEGGVAKISRPGCFSGANDQCNGANALFKIPILVSVAVGALIFSLSSLGV; this is encoded by the coding sequence ATGGCAACTCAAACGTGGCTGTTGCTGGGctgctgcattttcttcatttcagCTGAAGCTGCTACTCTTCAGAATAAAGTTACTGACAATCCTGCTGATCAGTTAGTGGCTGCATTAAATAGCAATCGGACGGCACATAAATCGTCCACACTTTACAGCAACCCAGGCTTGGCATGTATAGCTTTGCAATACATAAAAGCATACCAAGGTGATTGTAATGAAGTTGGAGGACCAAATGCTAAGAAACCTGCTGACGGAGAATTTGCTGAGATATTTGCACCAAACTGTGCGGTGGAGGTTAAGACTCTTGGACCAATTACTGGCCGTTTACTGGGGTGTGAGACAAAGTATGTGAAGCCTGATGAAGCATTCTCCGGGATTCTAATGAAAAACAGTAAGAGCGTGGAGATACTGTACAGTAAAAATCACACAGAGGTTGGTGCTGCTGTAAGTGGTTCAGATGGTGGTTCTCCCTACTTCTGGTGTGTGCTCTTTAGCAATGGCACATCAAACAGCAGCTTTGTCTTGGAGGGAGGTGTGGCCAAGATAAGCAGGCCTGGATGCTTTAGTGGTGCAAATGATCAGTGCAATGGTGCCAATGCTTTGTTCAAAATCCCTATACTGGTTTCAGTAGCAGTTGGAGCTTTGATCTTTTCCCTTTCCAGCTTAGGAGtttga
- the LOC113708389 gene encoding uncharacterized protein, whose translation MYWNQSKSGVYTVKTGYVVAKEGRDNIDNRLVHNSDTSWEIRKHTVWKKLWSLNIKLKLKHFLSRCLQNGQATNEAIHHRIGKGSVWCHGCGEGTETIEHIFFFCPKAQLVWRLAPVRWDGLVELQCNMWRWWEAVVDSAGEANGAERIQLTVNVFWQLWKARNKMVFQMENVDAKAIVDKAQLEWLEYIAANETDHQTHASLEMEVHVPQHWEPPKEGIMRINTDAAISAKMVRTGLGIIARNWHGQIVKAQGIIGKRRSDVATEESLAIRGALEMAQFAGWTKIEVQSDCKNIVSSINSGNVQDCKLQTILEDIEALKNSFDSCLFSFVPRTVNACSHALAQFAVRSVRNFEWEDLFPIWLSQLASKNMG comes from the coding sequence ATGTATTGGAATCAAAGCAAGTCGGGTGTTTATACTGTGAAAACAGGCTATGTGGTGGCAAAAGAGGGGAGGGATAACATAGACAATAGGTTAGTACATAATTCTGACACTAGTTGGGAGATTAGGAAGCATACGGTGTGGAAAAAACTATGGAGTTTGAATATTAAGTTGAAGCTGAAGCATTTCCTTTCGAGATGTCTACAAAATGGGCAGGCCACGAATGAAGCAATCCATCACAGAATTGGAAAGGGAAGTGTCTGGTGTCATGGCTGTGGGGAAGGTACAGAAACAATCGagcacattttctttttctgtccCAAAGCCCAACTAGTCTGGAGGCTAGCGCCTGTGAGGTGGGATGGATTAGTGGAGCTACAATGCAATATGTGGAGATGGTGGGAGGCTGTGGTGGATTCAGCAGGGGAAGCAAATGGAGCTGAACGCATCCAACTCACGGTAAATGTCTTTTGGCAGCTATGGAAAGCTAGGAACAAAATGGTGTTCCAGATGGAGAACGTGGATGCAAAAGCTATTGTCGACAAAGCTCAACTGGAGTGGCTGGAATATATTGCGGCTAATGAAACAGACCACCAAACACATGCTTCACTAGAAATGGAGGTACACGTTCCGCAACATTGGGAGCCACCCAAGGAAGGTATTATGAGAATCAATACGGATGCAGCAATTTCAGCTAAAATGGTCAGGACCGGATTGGGAATCATCGCAAGGAATTGGCATGGGCAGATTGTGAAAGCTCAAGGGATCataggaaaaagaagaagtgaTGTGGCCACAGAGGAATCTCTGGCCATCAGAGGCGCATTGGAGATGGCTCAGTTTGCAGGATGGACAAAAATAGAAGTCCAATCTGACTGCAAGAATATTGTGAGCTCTATTAACTCAGGCAATGTTCAGGATTGTAAACTTCAAACAATCCTTGAAGACATTGAGGCCCTAAAGAATAGCTTTGATAGCTGCCTGTTCTCTTTTGTTCCCAGAACCGTGAATGCTTGTAGTCATGCACTGGCTCAGTTTGCAGTTAGGTCGGTTCGAAATTTTGAATGGGAAGATTTATTTCCAATATGGCTATCGCAGTTAGCTAGTAAGAATATGGGGTAG